Proteins found in one Mytilus edulis chromosome 2, xbMytEdul2.2, whole genome shotgun sequence genomic segment:
- the LOC139510567 gene encoding uncharacterized protein, giving the protein MFLNATIALVFAVLFCYKPVNCMCSWPCNWQERTFYNDAAEVDLLVPNAYQLKIAPDTVIECLIREGPFIVNRRGANKDIYRCIKVNDVCDDSFVVIETNLYQLDSPPNLCDICSPAKLTSKPQVWVAKEKTLLECNVPKNCPLGEGDSTANKCNGCEKNQPNNDICCSSCEGSNSGDEDKSTYGSYPVEEDKTTYDLFTRSYYKR; this is encoded by the exons ATGTTTCTTAATGCAACGATTGCTTTGGTGTTCGCTGTTCTTTTTTGCTATAAACCAG TGAACTGTATGTGTTCATGGCCATGTAATTGGCAAGAGCGAACATTCTACAATGACGCTGCCGAAGTAGATCTTCTTGTGCCAAATGCATACCAATTAAAGATTGCACCTGACACTGTCATAGAGTGTTTGATTAGAGAAGGACCGTTCATTGTTAACAG aCGAGGTGCCAATAAAGACATTTACAGATGTATAAAGGTTAACGACGTGTGTGATGATAGCTTTGTTGTGATAGAAACGAATCTAT ACCAACTGGACTCTCCCCCGAATTTGTGTGACATCTGCTCTCCTGCGAAACTAACCAGCAAACCACAAGTATGGGTCG caaAAGAGAAAACTC ttttagaatgTAATGTACCAAAGAACTGTCCTCTGGGAGAAGGAGACAGTACAGCAAATAAATGCAATGGATGTGAAAAGAACCAACCAAATAATGACATATGCTGTAGCTCGTGTGAAGGGTCAAATTCCGGAGATGAGGACAAATCAACCTATGGTTCATATCCCGTAGAGGAGGACAAAACAACCTATGATTTATTTACTAGAAGTTACTACAAACGCTAA
- the LOC139512208 gene encoding WD repeat-containing protein 47-like isoform X1 has product MSSSGLSINEADIVRLVLEFLQNRELNISMLSVERETGIVNGIFSDDMLFLRQLILDGQWDDVIEFIQPLGSIDGFDLQKVQYIVIKHKYLELLCIKSEPSAFQNYELTVDEVVKCLNSLESLCPSKEEYNVLCLLLTVPKLSDHSEYVNWNPSNARVKCFNDVCPFIEKFLTSEKKKTLAENDRLMQLILKGMLYESCVEFCQTQATSTSNEGNEELELSFPSVFSNSGFSDADLSLLSWLQYIPSETFSCPFEQKPLKVDVEPLVKPSLEASWSEQILVTPIKPKMFPHSAVPTSRPRSADFMTRSLNPQFDGLAFGLLKRGPISMTQSINTPSSLSRSITPGFGLDGANKNPMLMSIDRMFSQGEVLDTEASISVSEEPKSPLLKTANAYSAKKISIEPTGRKTPPKIATPPMSQARRKSLTGDSQSPRSQSPARTVSTKESISEVSASTELLHEYQKQKQKLKERLEKQDVEREKVQRELMEIMRRQDEIVIQSQERPFQSQDDFDLDTPQRMAALANGPVSAPVTPYSHEGYNILDTPQFTPFITPSNHKTPLQGPPIFDLTNNISDSETDGTFIENDKNNSVANTSKTVKALVNQEVKDNLNKDCSRGNNSTLDQNSIVENSDRQSDANKRNKSISYSIPTEKSDLNKIGSSATLPRRSGPKVKGSVQTTGTVCRSKLTGTKKTGLSPGPSTPKCSPSKSSPGPSTPKSSPSKSKTSPTRPNSLKVPSKLDKTKTGSSPLGSRETKPHRDSPTTVQHRASPKPSPEQVTSSPRRQPKQIENKSNKPRFVPVASLEDAQAIRTVTFHPAGNLFAVGSNSKILRICEFPDVSNLSENCIVEDAKVVHSKNKHHKGSIYCSAWSPMGDIIASGSNDKTIKMFKFDVDKGTDGPEMELTCHDGTIRDLVFMQDTINRSSLLVSGGAGDCKIYVTDCETGMPVRAMMGHSGHVYSLHTTGGCMFVSGSQDKTARFWDLRASTAITVVPSATGSAFASVCIDPSGRLLASGHEDGSIMLYDIRGSRGIQNFKPHKGECRSARFSMNAYYLLSTSYDQKVVLTDLHGDLLKPLPSVVVAEHQDKALQCRWHPSQLAFVTTGADKTAVCWGLPVV; this is encoded by the exons ATGTCATCGTCAGGCCTGTCAATAAATGAAGCGGACATTGTCCGTTTAGTATTGGAGTTTCTCCAAAACCGGGAACTCAACATCTCCATGTTGTCGGTCGAAAGAGAAACGGGTATTGTAAATGGAATTTTCTCAGATGACATGTTATTTCTTCGTCAGCTTATCCTAGATGGTCAGTGGGATGATGTCATTGAATTCATTCAACCTCTTGGTTCGATAGATGGTTTTGATTTGCAGAAAGTTCAGTACAttgtcataaaacataaatatcttGAGTTGCTTTGTATAAAATCTGAACCAAGTGCATTTCAAAACTACGAACTTACAGTAGATGAAGTTGTTAAATGTCTAAATAGTCTTGAAAGTCTTTGTCCTTCAAAGGAAgaatataatgttttatgtttgttACTGACTGTTCCAAAACTTTCTGACCATTCTGAATACGTAAACTGGAATCCAAGCAATGCTAGAGTGAAATGTTTTAATGACGTTTGTCCATTTATTGAGAAATTTTTAActtctgaaaagaaaaaaacacttgCTGAAAATGACCGCCTAATGCAGTTGATTCTAAAAGGGATGTTGTATGAATCATGTGTTGAGTTTTGTCAGACCCAAGCCACAAGCACCAGTAATGAAGGAAATGAGGAATTAGAGTTGTCATTTCCTTCGGTATTTAGTAATTCGGGATTTAGTGATGCTGACTTAAGTTTATTATCTTGGTTACAGTATATACCATCAGAAACATTTTCTTGCCCGTTTGAACAGAAACCTTTGAAGGTTGATGTGGAACCATTAGTGAAACCATCACTAGAGGCTTCATGGTCAGAACAAATTCTAGTAACTCCAATTAAACCAAAAATGTTTCCTCATTCTGCTGTGCCAACCTCACGACCAAGATCGGCTGACTTCATGACCAGATCGTTAAACCCCCAGTTTGATGGTCTTGCTTTTGGACTTTTAAAGAGAGGACCTATTAGTATGACACAGTCAATTAACACACCTAGTTCTCTCTCACGATCAATCACTCCAGGCTTTGGTCTGGATGGTGCTAATAAAAACCCAATGTTAATGTCAATTGACAGAATGTTTTCACAAGGAGAAGTCTTAGATACAGAAGCATCTATAAGTGTGTCTGAAGAACCTAAATCACCATTATTAAAGACAGCCAATGCTTACTCTGCTAAGAAAATCTCTATTGAACCTACAGGTAGAAAAACACCACCAAAAATTGCAACACCTCCCATGTCTCAAGCTAGACGGAAAAGTTTGACTGGTGATTCACAGTCACCACGTTCTCAATCCCCAGCTAGGACAGTTTCTACAAAGGAAAGTATCAGTGAAGTCTCGGCTAGCACAGAACTTCTACACGAATAccaaaaacaaaagcaaaaattaAAGGAAAGACTTGAGAAACAGGATGTGGAGAGAGAGAAAGTTCAAAGAGAATTGATGGAGATAATGAGAAGACAAGATGAAATTGTGATTCAGAGTCAAGAAAGGCCGTTTCAATCACAGG ATGATTTCGATTTAGATACACCACAAAGAATGGCGGCTCTGGCAAATGGCCCAGTATCAGCACCAGTGACTCCTTATTCCCATGAAGGTTACAATATCTTGGATACTCCACAGTTCACTCCCTTTATAACACCATCAAATCATAAAACACCCCTCCAAGGACCCCCTATTTTTGATTTAACAAACAATATTTCTGATAGTGAAACAGATGGCACATTCATTGAGAATGACAAAAACAATTCAGTGGCTAATACAAGTAAAACAGTAAAGGCCTTAGTTAATCAGGAGGTGAAAGATAACTTGAATAAAGACtgttcaaggggaaataactctactCTGGACCAAAACAGCATTGTAGAAAATTCAGATCGTCAAAGTgatgcaaataaaagaaacaagTCCATATCTTACAGTATACCAACAGAAAAATCTGATTTGAATAAGATTG GCTCAAGTGCTACTTTGCCAAGAAGGAGTGGACCAAAAGTAAAGGGAAGTGTTCAAACCACTGGCACAGTTTGTCGTTCAAAACTGACAGGAACCAAAAAAACAGGTCTAAGTCCAGGACCTAGCACTCCAAAATGCAGTCCAAGCAAATCTAGTCCAGGACCTAGCACTCCAAAGAGCAGCCCAAGCAAATCTAAGACATCACCAACGAGACCAAATTCACTGAAAGTTCCAAGCAAATTAGACAAAACTAAAACTGGGTCTTCCCCCCTTGGAAGCAGAG AAACCAAGCCCCACAGAGACAGTCCAACAACAGTCCAACATAGAGCAAGTCCAAAGCCAAGTCCAGAACAAGTCACATCTAGTCCAAGAAGGCAACCAAAACAG ATTGAGAACAAAAGCAACAAACCAAGATTTGTACCAGTGGCTAGTCTAGAAGATGCTCAAGCTATTAGAACTGTTACCTTTCATCCTGCAGGGAACCTGTTTGCTGTTGGTTCAAACTCCAAAATACTTAGAATATGTGAATTTCCAGATGTGTCTAACCTTAG TGAAAACTGTATCGTAGAAGATGCCAAAGTTGTTCATAGTAAGAACAAGCACCACAAAGGATCCATATACTGTTCAGCCTGGAGTCCTATGGGTGATATTATAGCTAGTGGATCTAATGATAAGACCATTAAAATGTTCAAGTTTGATGTAGATAAAGGCACTGATG GGCCAGAAATGGAATTAACCTGTCATGATGGTACTATCAGAGATTTAGTTTTTATGCAAGATACCATAAATAGATCATCTTTACTGGTCAGTGGCGGAGCTGGTGATTGTAAAATCTATGTAACAGATTGTGAAACAGGAATGCCTGTTAGGGCAATGATGGGACATTCAG GACATGTTTATTCCTTACATACAACAGGTGGCTGTATGTTTGTCAGTGGGTCACAAGACAAGACTGCCAGATTCTGGGACCTTAGAGCTTCAACAGCTATTACAGTTGTACCTAGTGCGACAG gaAGTGCATTTGCATCTGTTTGCATAGATCCCTCTGGACGTCTGCTAGCTTCTGGTCACGAAGATGGCAGTATAATGCTGTATGACATTAGAGGCTCCCGAGGGATACAGAACTTTAAACCGCACAAAGGGGAATGTAGATCAGCAAGATTTTCGATGAATGCATACTATCTTTTGTCTACTTCATATGATCAAAAGGTTGTTTTGACAGATTTGCATG GTGACTTATTAAAGCCTTTACCGAGTGTAGTTGTTGCAGAACATCAAGATAAAGCTCTGCAGTGTAGATGGCATCCCTCTCAACTAGCATTTGTTACAACAGGTGCTGATAAAACTGCAGTATGTTGGGGTCTTCCAGTAGTCTAG
- the LOC139512208 gene encoding WD repeat-containing protein 47-like isoform X2, whose protein sequence is MSSSGLSINEADIVRLVLEFLQNRELNISMLSVERETGIVNGIFSDDMLFLRQLILDGQWDDVIEFIQPLGSIDGFDLQKVQYIVIKHKYLELLCIKSEPSAFQNYELTVDEVVKCLNSLESLCPSKEEYNVLCLLLTVPKLSDHSEYVNWNPSNARVKCFNDVCPFIEKFLTSEKKKTLAENDRLMQLILKGMLYESCVEFCQTQATSTSNEGNEELELSFPSVFSNSGFSDADLSLLSWLQYIPSETFSCPFEQKPLKVDVEPLVKPSLEASWSEQILVTPIKPKMFPHSAVPTSRPRSADFMTRSLNPQFDGLAFGLLKRGPISMTQSINTPSSLSRSITPGFGLDGANKNPMLMSIDRMFSQGEVLDTEASISVSEEPKSPLLKTANAYSAKKISIEPTGRKTPPKIATPPMSQARRKSLTGDSQSPRSQSPARTVSTKESISEVSASTELLHEYQKQKQKLKERLEKQDVEREKVQRELMEIMRRQDEIVIQSQERPFQSQDDFDLDTPQRMAALANGPVSAPVTPYSHEGYNILDTPQFTPFITPSNHKTPLQGPPIFDLTNNISDSETDGTFIENDKNNSVANTSKTVKALVNQEVKDNLNKDCSRGNNSTLDQNSIVENSDRQSDANKRNKSISYSIPTEKSDLNKIETKPHRDSPTTVQHRASPKPSPEQVTSSPRRQPKQIENKSNKPRFVPVASLEDAQAIRTVTFHPAGNLFAVGSNSKILRICEFPDVSNLSENCIVEDAKVVHSKNKHHKGSIYCSAWSPMGDIIASGSNDKTIKMFKFDVDKGTDGPEMELTCHDGTIRDLVFMQDTINRSSLLVSGGAGDCKIYVTDCETGMPVRAMMGHSGHVYSLHTTGGCMFVSGSQDKTARFWDLRASTAITVVPSATGSAFASVCIDPSGRLLASGHEDGSIMLYDIRGSRGIQNFKPHKGECRSARFSMNAYYLLSTSYDQKVVLTDLHGDLLKPLPSVVVAEHQDKALQCRWHPSQLAFVTTGADKTAVCWGLPVV, encoded by the exons ATGTCATCGTCAGGCCTGTCAATAAATGAAGCGGACATTGTCCGTTTAGTATTGGAGTTTCTCCAAAACCGGGAACTCAACATCTCCATGTTGTCGGTCGAAAGAGAAACGGGTATTGTAAATGGAATTTTCTCAGATGACATGTTATTTCTTCGTCAGCTTATCCTAGATGGTCAGTGGGATGATGTCATTGAATTCATTCAACCTCTTGGTTCGATAGATGGTTTTGATTTGCAGAAAGTTCAGTACAttgtcataaaacataaatatcttGAGTTGCTTTGTATAAAATCTGAACCAAGTGCATTTCAAAACTACGAACTTACAGTAGATGAAGTTGTTAAATGTCTAAATAGTCTTGAAAGTCTTTGTCCTTCAAAGGAAgaatataatgttttatgtttgttACTGACTGTTCCAAAACTTTCTGACCATTCTGAATACGTAAACTGGAATCCAAGCAATGCTAGAGTGAAATGTTTTAATGACGTTTGTCCATTTATTGAGAAATTTTTAActtctgaaaagaaaaaaacacttgCTGAAAATGACCGCCTAATGCAGTTGATTCTAAAAGGGATGTTGTATGAATCATGTGTTGAGTTTTGTCAGACCCAAGCCACAAGCACCAGTAATGAAGGAAATGAGGAATTAGAGTTGTCATTTCCTTCGGTATTTAGTAATTCGGGATTTAGTGATGCTGACTTAAGTTTATTATCTTGGTTACAGTATATACCATCAGAAACATTTTCTTGCCCGTTTGAACAGAAACCTTTGAAGGTTGATGTGGAACCATTAGTGAAACCATCACTAGAGGCTTCATGGTCAGAACAAATTCTAGTAACTCCAATTAAACCAAAAATGTTTCCTCATTCTGCTGTGCCAACCTCACGACCAAGATCGGCTGACTTCATGACCAGATCGTTAAACCCCCAGTTTGATGGTCTTGCTTTTGGACTTTTAAAGAGAGGACCTATTAGTATGACACAGTCAATTAACACACCTAGTTCTCTCTCACGATCAATCACTCCAGGCTTTGGTCTGGATGGTGCTAATAAAAACCCAATGTTAATGTCAATTGACAGAATGTTTTCACAAGGAGAAGTCTTAGATACAGAAGCATCTATAAGTGTGTCTGAAGAACCTAAATCACCATTATTAAAGACAGCCAATGCTTACTCTGCTAAGAAAATCTCTATTGAACCTACAGGTAGAAAAACACCACCAAAAATTGCAACACCTCCCATGTCTCAAGCTAGACGGAAAAGTTTGACTGGTGATTCACAGTCACCACGTTCTCAATCCCCAGCTAGGACAGTTTCTACAAAGGAAAGTATCAGTGAAGTCTCGGCTAGCACAGAACTTCTACACGAATAccaaaaacaaaagcaaaaattaAAGGAAAGACTTGAGAAACAGGATGTGGAGAGAGAGAAAGTTCAAAGAGAATTGATGGAGATAATGAGAAGACAAGATGAAATTGTGATTCAGAGTCAAGAAAGGCCGTTTCAATCACAGG ATGATTTCGATTTAGATACACCACAAAGAATGGCGGCTCTGGCAAATGGCCCAGTATCAGCACCAGTGACTCCTTATTCCCATGAAGGTTACAATATCTTGGATACTCCACAGTTCACTCCCTTTATAACACCATCAAATCATAAAACACCCCTCCAAGGACCCCCTATTTTTGATTTAACAAACAATATTTCTGATAGTGAAACAGATGGCACATTCATTGAGAATGACAAAAACAATTCAGTGGCTAATACAAGTAAAACAGTAAAGGCCTTAGTTAATCAGGAGGTGAAAGATAACTTGAATAAAGACtgttcaaggggaaataactctactCTGGACCAAAACAGCATTGTAGAAAATTCAGATCGTCAAAGTgatgcaaataaaagaaacaagTCCATATCTTACAGTATACCAACAGAAAAATCTGATTTGAATAAGATTG AAACCAAGCCCCACAGAGACAGTCCAACAACAGTCCAACATAGAGCAAGTCCAAAGCCAAGTCCAGAACAAGTCACATCTAGTCCAAGAAGGCAACCAAAACAG ATTGAGAACAAAAGCAACAAACCAAGATTTGTACCAGTGGCTAGTCTAGAAGATGCTCAAGCTATTAGAACTGTTACCTTTCATCCTGCAGGGAACCTGTTTGCTGTTGGTTCAAACTCCAAAATACTTAGAATATGTGAATTTCCAGATGTGTCTAACCTTAG TGAAAACTGTATCGTAGAAGATGCCAAAGTTGTTCATAGTAAGAACAAGCACCACAAAGGATCCATATACTGTTCAGCCTGGAGTCCTATGGGTGATATTATAGCTAGTGGATCTAATGATAAGACCATTAAAATGTTCAAGTTTGATGTAGATAAAGGCACTGATG GGCCAGAAATGGAATTAACCTGTCATGATGGTACTATCAGAGATTTAGTTTTTATGCAAGATACCATAAATAGATCATCTTTACTGGTCAGTGGCGGAGCTGGTGATTGTAAAATCTATGTAACAGATTGTGAAACAGGAATGCCTGTTAGGGCAATGATGGGACATTCAG GACATGTTTATTCCTTACATACAACAGGTGGCTGTATGTTTGTCAGTGGGTCACAAGACAAGACTGCCAGATTCTGGGACCTTAGAGCTTCAACAGCTATTACAGTTGTACCTAGTGCGACAG gaAGTGCATTTGCATCTGTTTGCATAGATCCCTCTGGACGTCTGCTAGCTTCTGGTCACGAAGATGGCAGTATAATGCTGTATGACATTAGAGGCTCCCGAGGGATACAGAACTTTAAACCGCACAAAGGGGAATGTAGATCAGCAAGATTTTCGATGAATGCATACTATCTTTTGTCTACTTCATATGATCAAAAGGTTGTTTTGACAGATTTGCATG GTGACTTATTAAAGCCTTTACCGAGTGTAGTTGTTGCAGAACATCAAGATAAAGCTCTGCAGTGTAGATGGCATCCCTCTCAACTAGCATTTGTTACAACAGGTGCTGATAAAACTGCAGTATGTTGGGGTCTTCCAGTAGTCTAG